The following is a genomic window from Neodiprion virginianus isolate iyNeoVirg1 chromosome 1, iyNeoVirg1.1, whole genome shotgun sequence.
TTCTGGATTTAGATTACACTTGATGTGAAACCTTCCCCTCCCATCGATtcgaaagaggaaaagagtGGTATCGACAAAATTGCAATTCCGACTGGATTCTAGGCTGCACCTGAAAGTATTCCCTGACTCTTATATCGCTCCATCCTAGCGGCGGACTTTTCTGAATATCGCGCAAGTTGTAAATCTTATCGGCCAACGTGACCAGTTTGGCTCGGTCGCTTCGGCTCGTTGCGTTTTCAATTTGCAAACGTTTCCTCTCCGCCTTGGGAAGACTTTTGTCGTCCGTCACCTCGGCGACAACTTTCCGCACCGTTTCCCCGAactctttctctatctcttcGAACGAAGTTTCCGTGTCTTCGACCGTGTCGTGAAGCAAAGCTGCGAGTATCACGATCGGATCGTAGACGCTTCCCTCGTTTGCCAGAATATTCGCGACCCCTGAAACGGCGGAATTAAGGATCGGACGATTAATCCTCGCGATCGGTAAGGAAAAAGATTAAAAGATAAAGACGTAATCCGAcgaagataaaaatatcagcCCTTTGAACGCTGCAACAACGTTTGttccttcaaattttgatttttctcacCCAAGGGATGATTTATGTACGGTGTTTCAGCGGCGTCTTTTCTCCTTTGATTGCTGTGCTTCTCGGCGGCAAAATTCGCGCACTTCAACACCATCGAAAGAAGTTCCTCTTTCGTTGTAGGTTTCAAGCACGATCCACACTCGCCGGGTATTACCAGCGGATCGTTGATCGTATCTCTGTCGGCGTTGCAGCTGTCTTCGGATTTTTTACACTCCTCTTCCGCATCTGCGGCTAATTCCTTGTCCGCGTATCGGTTCAGGAAAGATCCTTTGTCAACGCGGAAATTCATCGCTTGATGTTAGAAGAGTGAAATATCGCAATTCGCTATCCGTAACGGattacgaaattttataaataaaatatgcatACACCGCCTTGTGCAAATGTCACACGACACTAATATTAAACCGCGTGTTACGAATTTCAAGCTTTTGCATCAAGAGCGATCACTCTGTCAAGAATTTTAGGCGgcagtatatgtataactcACAGCGTCATCTTGCCAACGAAATATCGCACTAGAGATTTAAGATAAGCTGGCCGATTCTTCTACCCTCGGTAAAAACTACAGAGCATTCATTAACAACgaatatttgtaatttctGGGAGAATAAGCCGCGAATACAAtatagtataattattatcaaagaagaaattaaCACTTGTATAGggtattcgaaaaaaatttgaactattatttatcgtttttatcgttttacaatatttctaCGAACGGTTATAGCTAGACCTTGTGAACAATCAGGTGTTGATAATCTACTCGATGGATAACTAACACGTAGCTGGCAGCTGACCGACGGTCGAATAGTTTTCTGTTTTACCTTTTTGTTTCTGTACGACTAGTGTAATCAGCAATTGAATTTGTTGTTTGATATAGAAAAGAATTGAACAAAATCTTATAGTCAAGTTCAGATTCggcttttcatttatttttcataccgtTTTTGTCGCAGGCATTTTTTAATCTGTATTaacttgattaaaaaaataaataccctttatataataaattattggcGAAGGATATTATCAATGCGGAATATGCGAATGCGAGTGTATAATGTTCGTAATGCGTCATGACCCGTGTCTCATGTTTCTGCGAAAATCATGATACGAGGGGGAGAAATTAACCTTCGCTtcgatgaatttgaaactaatCACCAGTGTCAATAAAAGGCGGAAGACCTGCACGTTTTCGATCATCGTTCCTGCTCTCCACGTTCATTGAACCGACTTCGTACACTGCAATTCCCTAGGGAGATGCAAAAAGCTGACGGGAAAAAGCTGGCGAAGAAAGGgagggttggaaaaaaaagaaaaaaaaaactggaggTGGGGACGGAATAATTGCGTTATAAATAATCATCAGTAATTACAAGCAAGTAATACAAAGTACAAGATATTCCACAATtgttgaatagaaaaaaaaaaaaaaaatttggcattatttttcaatacaatcatgtaattgttttataaaaattatctgcAAATATAAGTACAGAAAGATACTTTACTGATTTGTTCTGAACTTTCTGTAACAAACTGCTTCGAATTGTCTCTATACTATTTATAATTAGTTTATGATATATCCTAATTTGATGCGATAATTTATGAACTGAACTGCGTTATTACACATAGGTTTATTAAGTTGCAGAATTTTACGAAGGCAGTAGAAGGTTCCCACCCTGCACCCGAACGCGATCAACTATAggtggtgatgatgatgatgcaGTGCCAAAATCCCCAGCGTACTCACTACCGGCCTGATTAAATAGGCTTAATTCAATCGTCGGGGGTCTCGAGTGTCGAACGTGGATCGCCGCATGTCGCGTGCCCCGATCTCGAGTGCGTTTCGCTTCTTTAGTCCTGTGCCAAAAAGAGAAATAGAAGGGGAAatagaggaagagagagagagatgcgATGAAACGTTTCTATTATTCAGCTGAGCGGATTTCACTCGTAGTAAACAAGCAAATCGATTTAGACACCGCGGCACGCGCATGATTCGCTTTGTCGAAAGACCGGCTTATTATTCGACTCGGCTGCTCTTTATTATAATTCATGTCAAATTAATCCATGCATTCTTGATTTCGAACAAACGGAAACGCGTCGTCTATACTCGAGGCATATTATGTTATACGTCTCGATTCCCTCGACGATCATGTCTGACTGCACAAACGGCCTTGTTCGCTTTCGTTGAAAATGCCGTGtgatgtataatgtaattCTGCGGGGGAGAACAACTTGGcgaattgacgtgtcaatttCCGGTTTGATTATTCACAACAATCCCGAATTGTTGAGAATTATCTCGAACGGAATGCGAATTGATtggaattattttaaatttcgttgaattaGTGTCGTAGATAATTTCTTGAacgatgtgaaaattttcaaagatctCTCCACAGTATTATTACAGTGTAACAAAATTGATCGAATCGGGTAAATTGATCGAAGTAGAATAAATTGAGTATTATAGGTTCGTCAgctgaaaaataatacgattTGAGATGGTCAGACGTTGATTGTTTATCAAATTGCAACATTCGATAACTATCCTGATTTCTGTTGTTTATCATGTTGGTATCGttgattgtttaatttttcaaaattgtataGACATTGATtttgatcgaaaaaatatagcaaaatattgaaatattgaaaaatgacagAATATACGATTCGGTGTATTTGTGAGAAACAATGACTTTCGACTGAAATTTTACCAGTCTGTTTTTGTCGCCGTTGAgcggtttgaaatgaaaaatctacATCGATAAAATCTCAGCTTgagatattcttttttttatatttacactTCTACATGAAACGAGAATAACCGTAACTCACGGATGTTTTGATTCGATACCagtattgattttcaagtctAAAACCACGAAATCgggagtttttaattttaggCAAGAACCTTCCGCCCATGTTAAACCCCGGCTTGCAAGAactcgaataaaaattctgccATCACATATGCGCGACTTCCCATCACATGACTGAGATTGAAAAGAGAACCGAGCTTAAAAAGCCGGAACAGAGAGTCCATGTTTCTAATAATATCCCCCGGGATCAGAGGCACACGTTGCCAGTGGTTTTTACCTGGGTGTAATCCGGGTGTTTTCGCGAGGACATGCAGCCCGTGCTATTAACTCGGGAGTTCTCTTCGACCCGGAGTTTAGGGGTCTGGTGTTTCGGCGAGCTATTCTTACTCTTGAATCGAGGAGTCGATTTGGCTCCGTCGGGCTCAATAGACTTCCGCAAGACCACCCCGGTCGCCGATCAAACAGACCCATTCTGCCCCGCTTCCACGCCGTCGTCGGGAAAGGTATTCCCTAAAATCCCGTTGGCTATTCTGTCCCCGGCGTGGTTTCTTCCTCCCGAGCAGCGTGCGCCCTTCGCTAAACAACGGATCTAAATACACCATAAATAAACGAGGCGAGACGTTGCGAGCAATCCCATTGTCATGCGTAAAGGATTTACGCGGGCCGCTTTTCGAAACGGGCCTGTAACACGAAATCGGACAAATTTATACAGTCGCACCTTCGCTATCTCCGAATTAAACGGAAGTTTGTTTAATATACGGGACGAAGGTTTTCAGAAGATTCTCGTACGGAATTGTCCATATCATAGAACgatagaaattttacaaatttgattTATATATGCAGTAAAGTAGTTTTCGCTCACATTTTCTTGTTAATCATTTTGCGGGATCGAATTGTCTTCGTGGATTTAAGAAAGCGTGTGATCGGCTCGTACATTTTTTCTACTATCCTTTTTCCCCGCCATTCCTGGCGGTATGAATGTAATACGTACAGAAGTTTATCGACAGCTCGCCGTTAATTGCTGGACACCTGTCCGAAGATGATGACTCGGTGTGATTGAACTCatagatataatattataaacgCAGGTAAAATCCGTTAACTTATACGATACCCGGAAGAGCATATGGTCGAGGATATTCACCGGAGTTTAAAGctcaatttttcgttttattgtataattttcataacGCAACGAAGAACGGAGATATTTGTGGTATCTATCGTACTTACCGAGGCGTGATATCGGCCGgtgaagtttttcaaattctgaattttttggtggcaaaacttaaagtaaagaaatcaaactttgacgaaacatcaaaggttggaaataattcggaatcaggcattttcttaacttttaaaattcggaACTTAAACCTCCCCCTCCCACCAATCAAAAGGTCCGCGCTTATTCTCACAATTGCGGGACGAACGTTAGAAACGACAGACGTTATCGAAGCTTCGGATTTTCCACCGTCATCGAATCAGTCACAGGCGTCTTTCGGACGTCCGAATGTCGGCATACGTCTGCTGCGACGCAAGGTTACATCTACGTTTATACCTATTATACCGAGATGGGGAGTTACAGGTGCATCGTTGGCGCAGGGGCTGAAAGTGCCCGTGTTGAATGTGTGCCTGACAAATTTCGAACGAGCGATTGTATTTATCGGTTGATGCGGCTTTGGAGATAGGATTATTTCGAGCTTCGCGTTATCCCAGAGCCTTGTTTCACCGAGGTAAAGAAAGACGCCGAAATATTTGCCGCGCGtgtttaacgaatttaaataaacGACCAATCTCCACGATCTTTACCTCCCCTCGCCTGTACCTTCTTATACCACTCGTATGCTTCATTCCACGTATTTTGACAGCGCTGCTGCTACTTCGGCGCACTAGGCACGCGCAAAgatccctctttctctcttgttTCTCGATCGAAAAATGAACAAGAAACAACCAATTGTCCCTTATCTTGATCCCGCCTTCATCCCGGGTTCTGCATGCCTGCCTCTTCCCAGGCTCGAACTAACTGCCGGAGACAGTAATTCTTCTCTTATCTCATACTCCCCGCTTATTACCcataaaattcgaaaaatctttGAGAACATTTGTGAAGAGAAACCTTTTCACAATTCAGGAACTTGGCCGAAAAGAGGCCTTTCGAATCGAAACTTCAATTTGCGTCAGTAGCAGtcaactttgacgaaacataAAAAGAACAGAACTTTTCACTTAAcacccttttttttcacttatcgCGATTCTCACCTGTGAAATTAATCACCATCGGCTAGTCTGTGCAGGATAGATTAATTTACAACTCTTTAGCAATATTCGATTAATAGAAAGACATGTTACTCTTCTGCTCTTTCGTGTAACTTTCAACGATATCAGCCACATTGAATTCCTAGGCTGGAAAGGTTGCAGCCAATGTCTGAATCGGCACCTCGTTATACCCTAGTTTTGTGGATCCTGCAGGTTTGCATTCCCCACAGTGGAACCTTTCGGCACCTAAATACAGCGGAAGTTTACCATCCCGTGGCTGCTGATTTTTACCGCACACCTCAACTCGGAGAATTTCAAAGTCCGCAGacacgggggaaaaaaaagagtaaaagaaaaaattggtaaTACGGGCAGTTCATAACACAATTAACGGGCTCTGAAGATCGGAGATTATGGAAACCAAAGCGAATACATTCGCTGTACAGGGAGTAAAGACGCAGTTCCGAAGACGAGCAGACAACAAGCTCTCCGGCATAGCGTGTGTCGGGCAAGTAGGTAGTCGTAATAAAACGAGAATACATCCTAGGAGAGGGCATTGCGCCTGCCTTTGTAGGTATACGTACACTGCGGAGGTAAAAGGGTGCCGTATACGTACCCGAAGCCCGTTCAGGTGTTATTAGCGTTTAAACCGCTCCGTCTGAAGATTTATACCGCAACTTGTCCGTAAATTTACTCGAGGCGTAATTTGCCCTAAACAATCCATAAAACGAGCAAAGGGTCCATCCGCGGTTTAACGGAGATGAGGGAGAAGACGACGAGGATCACGGATCCTCGGATTTTGGACCTCGGGAAGACAAGGTTTTGTCATCGCGTCCCGTCTTCCTATTCTGTCTCTTCTCACCGCGTATTAGCATTTTCGCAATCCCTCCTTTTGTTCTTCCACTAGATACATATAACATACAGATAATCAACGGCAGATGCCCGAGAGATTTCGGGGACCTTCCCGCACTTTTACTATACTACCTCGGGAGGACGGAGGACGGATCGTGCGCTACTAAATTTATGGTTGGCGCCCCCGGTCCCTCGTAGGGCCCCGACCACCGAACTTCGCTCTCCCAGACCCCTGCTGCACGTCTCTGGCGACGACGTTTTCTCTCTTATATATACCTACCAACGATCCAGACTTTTCACGAAGGTGCGGGGAAGAAGGGGAGACGATGGAAGAACCTTCGAGAGGACGGGATATGGTACAAACTCATCTTCCTAGACGATAATGTATCCAacgagttgaaattttttttatatcgtacGTTGTTTCGTTTTGCAAGTCCTTGCTTCTAGGGTCCAATCAACTGCTTTTCGTTCCATCACATCGCGGTATATTTACCTCAATTCCGCTCCTGatcgaataaataataaactgtCTAATCAGATATTTAATTACTGTACGCACGACTGTTGTActgtcgaaaaataaattaagcGCCTGAATCCGCAGTAACAGAAGTAAGTTAGTGAAAAATAGACGCATTAATCTTTATCGTCAGAAGccgaaaaatgaattcttgAAGTACGAATCAATTAGAATATATTTCGGCAACGAGTaattaatttctattctttatCACAATTCGTTgtgtaagaaaaatgttttaaattacgaaaagaaaaatgtacatGAAAGTCGGATCTGTAAATTATTTAGATAATTAAACACTCTTCTGGATGTGCCGTACGATCATAATtatcgatttgaaaaattgacttactttttttcacgatCAATCTTCACTTGTATATTCGTAAATAGTTCGAATACATTCGAGGAACAACCGAACCACCGGTTGAAACATTACGTGTCACGAATAGACGGGAATGCAGGGAGCAACAGCCCCCTGCGGTGTGTCCTGAAGGGTAAAGCCACGCACGCAGCTACCGGTAACCAACCACCCACagtttttccttctccttgTAAGAATCCGTCCCCTAAAGCAGATAGGAAACGTATTTTATACACTTGAGTAATATCTGAGATGCTGGTATgcaagtataaatatatatgcgTGGATGCGCGTTTGTGACATAATGGCTGCTTTGCCAAGCCACCTCCCGCGGTTTGTTTTGAAGGGTGATGACTACGTACTTAACGAACAGCGGATCTCGATTCTAAACCCTCGTAAAGGCGGCAGTTTATTGAACGCCATTTGCATTTCCGtggttgttttcttttttcctatttcttttttttttttttgtttttcatccaCCTCAAAGTTTTCCATCAATCTGCTGTAAGGAATTTCTTCCATCTCCGAGTGCAAATGTCGTCGGTGAAATTTTGTGCTTGTTGCGTATTTGATCAATTGTACAATGTGCACCTTACAGCTTTTCGCAGTTCGATTCCAAAGGGCTTAATGCGAACCTGCGAATTGAATGATATTATTGTTTATCTCGTCCTAATGCTCGTCGCGAGAGAAAATATTCTCTTCAAGTCAAAATGAGCCTCGCGGTTTCGAGTGTAAGTACGTTCTTGGTCGTCTTGCAGGTGATTTAAAACTGTACCAATTAAATGAATGGAAATCAAAGATCGCGCGCTCAGCGGGTTCCTCGCTTTATCTCAGATCGTGGTTAAAAGCCGTCAGGACGGGGGGAGAACGGTTCCCGAAGAACAGGTAATCCGATTATATCTCTTTAGGGTTATCAAGATTCGGAATTTTCACCGCGCTGCTTATCGGTGAAACGATCATCTTCCGAAAAGCCGGAGCAAAAATATGACGTAGTTTGTTGGACAGTTTtcggagagaaagaagaaaaaaattcagacacGTCCGCGCGAGCTACGCGATCCGTAGGAAATAAAAtgagcgtaaaaaaaaaatttgcacgcTTTGCCAAATTCACTCGCGTAAAGTACCAGGCAAGTAGAAACGAATACGGGAAGATAAAGGGAACAGGAGTTTTGATTGGAATCCCCGTAAAATCGAGGGAATAACGCGCGGCCAGGTGGAagagaaattatttcgatttggGGAGTGAGCGGTGATATATGTATCGTCAAATTGGAACCGGTTAAGAGGAATTAGCTTCCTGCTGCGTGgcgcttttcaaaatcttgCGAACCGAATTCACGCACGCCCGTCACTATCATCCCGAACCACGTTGCGAACCGTTTCCTCTTCCTCGGCTGTCCGCGGGACTCCCGATGCGTGGTTCGTATTTCGCTCGAAATCCTGCAGATCCCACGGGAGGACAGGGACCCCCGTCGGCGCATCCCGCCTCGATTCATTGTCCAATCTCTGTGTGTTGCCGTCGTCGAGTACATCAAAGCTTCGTGTGAGTTCCGACCGggtatttcaaaaaaaaaaaaaaaaaaagaaaaaatcacacacacacacacgtaaaGAAGTGTGCAAGGGTTCAGGAATGGTTactcttcaagtttcaccgaAACGCAGAGCTTGTCGTGTGTAACTGAAGTTCGCtacattcaaaataaaattaaaataaactcacacggcgtagtttactcaacgagtaggtgtgaaaaatcagaaaaaccaaaaatccGAAACAAAGAAGGATCAAAGTGATGCAATTTCACCAAGTCGGGAATTCACAGAACTGGTAATCATCGATCActcgaaatttcgatgttacagatttttaaattttttcgttttcgcattttcggaactttgacttgtcggagtTACGTCCTTTCGGCACTCTgcactttcggaattttgagcttcgggtttcggaccattccAAACTTTGATGCGTcgtcaaagtttaatttctttacttcaagtatCAGCacgaaatattcaaaatttagcGCGTTCGGAACGCTTGAAACTCGGATATTCAACCCGCCCCGTTTGTTTTGATACGGCAGAGTCGAACCTTCGGACAGTCGCTCGTTTCTTCAGTCGAATATTGACCGTGAACAGTTTGACGTCGGTGACGTTAGTTTAGTGATGGTGCCGATCGACGGAGGCTTCGAATTGGCAGCTGCGTCGGAGTTTCCGGTGAGTATATCGCATATTACAGTGGCTGGCTCGGTCTAATTGTCGATGGATTCAATTCGAGTGCAGGGTGACTGCTTCCGTTGTTCATCTAGTGTGTTACACGCCTACACACGATGTCTTCGTCAATTAGGGCAGTGACGTACGCGTCTGACAGATTCATACAGGTATAATGCCTAGCCGTTGCGCGGAATAAAATTCCCAGGTTTCCTTCCTTCGCGCGATGATAGGACCGAGTTAATGCCTCTGAGAGATGGGAGGAGGAcgaagcagcgcttacctcGTCAAAATATCAATAGGCACGCTTAGAAATAACCGGCCGATCATCGCCGTCCTCGTCGAAGCCTCTGCTATTAAGTGGATCAGACGGATTAGGGTTTTCTGCTCGCGCTTTATAATTATCGGTGATTAAAAGCTGCCTGCTTATGGCTTCAGGTATCCCGACGCGCCGTTTTCGGCCCATTTTAAAAAGCTCGCAAGTCACTCGACGCCCGGGATCTTCCCCGTTCgtttacaattatttactCTCACGCGGAGCGGGTCTTTCACTATTTGCAAAATCGAGACGAGATTATTCACTGCGCTCTCAATCGCGGAAGCTGCAATTCCGACGATGCGATGCTCGGTTATACCGCGAGTctttttgagagaaaaaagtggaaaatcGGGGAAAGGATTGGCCGGTTGAAGGCTCTCGCTGAGTGCATCTTCCCAACATCTCGGACCGACTTTTTTTGTACCCTTGTCTAAGGTAATAGCCGACCCATCCTGCTCGCCTTACCTGAGTGGGTCCTTGGACCGGCGGTTGAACTTATTCGCATCTCATTAACCACGGCAAAACTTAGGTACCTGGAGTATTGAATGCGCCGGATCAAGCCTTTGAAAAAACGAAGTAAAAGACCATCGTTTACACGCGATAATATAGTtggtttttcaatatttagcTCCTTTCTCGTCACTTATTTCGTATTATGAACTctggatgaaagaaaaagaatatcagGGCACAGGAGTATGCCAAAACCGACTTTACGTCGCGATGGAGGAATCCTTGAGAAATCACATTGTGAGAATTAACCGTCTGTGAGAAATCGCGGTGCGGATCAGGGTTAGTACATCGCGTGGTGACCGATGGAGGTCATTCGGGTTCAAGGGTCAAGACGTTAAAGTCACTCCGAGTACCGGTAAAACGATTTGTGAACGAAGACTTGAGAGAGAACGCCCATAGTCTTATTCGGGAATTGTGgtggagggaaaaaaaaaagaaaaagaaaatgaaaaaatctctCCGCGAACGAGGAAATTGGTATAATTTGAGGAGATGCGCGTCTGTAGTGTGAACATCTATAATACAGTTTCGGAACCTATTCACGCGTGGCGAAATAGGTACATACTTGCATACCTTAAACCAGACATGGAATAATGTCTGAGTAGTGAATTTCACTCGACCTTATGCGCGGCACGGATGTTGAGCCTGCGGATGAGATAGTAAAACGGTAATAACCTAGAAGCAAATGTACAAAAAAGGGCGGTAAGGAAAGGTAAAGAACCGAGAACTTGGAGTTGAAGTATGTGCTGCAGAAGTGTCGGACGAGCTTAGAAACTCGACTATAACTATTATTCGGTTCACGAATAACGCATTACGGGTAAAGCTTGAACCACTTTGCGACGCAGCGTGAACGTGTATCTCAGCGATTTCTCGGGCCGTAACTTTACTCGTAAATTTACTAATAACTCCTCGAGGTGAAGTTCACTCCTTGCGGCAACTATCGTGCCCGCGATACGTGGCGCCAGATGAACGAATTATCGCCGATTTCAATTGCCCGctaaataattttatccaaTATTATCTGTGCTACTGGTTCccactttattttttatccaatttccACGCATTAGACGTTATTTTGTACTTCGGTTGAATTCGACAAACCCGTGTTGGATTAATTTTGTGCTCAGTTTCggaggaattttttcaccaacatTTATAACCACGCACTAATTCTTCCGTATTTGACCTTTACCGCCTTCTAGGAGAACTTGACACATTTCTACTTGCAGggttaaattttaaacaacgGTCAACACGCGCTTGTCCAAGTTGTGGATAGAACTAACAAATTTCGCCCCGAGCTTTACTCTGAAAATTTGCACGACTTCGTTCCACGCGCATTTTCAAAGTCATATAGTTGATTCTCGGAACGGAATTGCTtggttgagaaatttttcccGAAGAAATCGCCGCTGCGTGTTTTCCAACTCTAGAATCTAGATTATAGCCGGAGCCGGGTGGGCAAGACTCGGACATTGTAACGACGAAGGTTTCCTTTATTGCGCAAGGTTGAATTAGAGAGTAGTAAAGCTTAATTTCTCTCCTAATCCTCGGCATCAGCGCGTTGCATATTCACGTGTAAATCTGCAAATCGCTGCAGCTCTCATGCGCCGCGCTACGCTCAGAGACTCTTCCTTCCGCTCTTACAAGTTCCATTCAATTAGATACTGCACGGAACTCGTAAAGATGCGTGCAGTTTCACGACGAATCGTAAATGTTTCGCACCCTGCACCGCCGTATTAAACCTCCTGTTACTTTGCTCTCGAAGTAACGATTCTCCACGCGTTATACATactatacgtatgtataagcGTCCCTCTTCTCCCGGGAAGATATTTTACTCCTTAAAAGGATCATTTTTCCACTACCCAGATTATCTCTCACGGTCATAGATGTTTCCAACGAATTGTCTTTCACGTACAACGTCGAGATTTTTACTCGAATTTGGACAAATTTTACTACTGCAGAAATTTGAgagattttttaacaaaatggTAAATAATTTACAGCTTAATTTTCATTGTCTGTACAGAATGGAAATCAATTGTACGATATATGGGTTttgagaaaagagaaaaagaaattctctgATACGATTGAAGAGAAGATTAAATATTCTCAGGAAAATGACTCAATGTTCGGGCTTGGATATAAAACTGACTAGAATTCAAAAAACGTCAAACCTGTCGATGAAGAATTCAAAGTTTTCGGTGCCCTGCGTAAACTTGTTTCTTAAAATACGGAAATTTCCTGGGGGTCCGTAAAGCATTCGAAAACCCTTCA
Proteins encoded in this region:
- the LOC124308703 gene encoding guanosine-3',5'-bis(diphosphate) 3'-pyrophosphohydrolase MESH1, giving the protein MNFRVDKGSFLNRYADKELAADAEEECKKSEDSCNADRDTINDPLVIPGECGSCLKPTTKEELLSMVLKCANFAAEKHSNQRRKDAAETPYINHPLGVANILANEGSVYDPIVILAALLHDTVEDTETSFEEIEKEFGETVRKVVAEVTDDKSLPKAERKRLQIENATSRSDRAKLVTLADKIYNLRDIQKSPPLGWSDIRVREYFQWAKKVVDNCRGTNSALENTLDSIFAKQCKETRKNCNCIKRLSPVCDESYLCI